GCGGCGTCGGTTGAGATTTGGGTGGTGCCGGGCGTCGTCTCGGGCATCAGAGTCTCCTGCCGGAGGTGTGGGCGGCGGGCACGCGGACTCACGAGTGGCGCAGGCCGGCCACGGCGTCGGCGATGTAGTGGTCCCCGAATCGGATCAGGGAGGCGTACTGGGCTGCGCGGCGATGGCGCATGTGCCGTAGTTCGGCGACGGCGTTGTCGGGGCCTTCTGGTCTCTGAGCGATGGAACGATGCAGATGCACCATCGAGTAGGCGAGGGTGACGTGCCGTTCACCGTCCACGATGTCGGCTTCCAAGAGCGCGCCCCGTGCCGCGGCCAGCTCCGGGGATCGGGCCGCCAACTGCTCGTAGGAGTCGGGAACCACGGACAGTAGGTCCTTCATCGCCGACCGGAACAGCTTGTATCCGCGATGCTGGCGCCCGCTCAGCGGAACGTCCACCGACGGGGGCGCCATAGTTTGGCGTATCGCCGCCATGTAGTAATCGGCTGGGACCGTACTGGCGTGGGTCATGGCCGCCGGGAAGCCCCGCACGTACACCGTCGCATCTGCCAGCCGCGGTAGCGCGGCATCACCGTCGCCGTTCTGCAGATGGCGGGTGGCGTCGGCCACGGCGACCGCGGCGCAGATGTTGAACAGGACATGGACCTGGTGACCAATGAGCCACCGAGCACTCCACACACTCTCCATCGACACCCCCGCCACAGCCTCCTCGGGGACGGCCACCAACGGTATGGAGTCAGGGTCGGCGTCCGGCGCTGCGCCGGTGAGGTCGAGCACCGCCTGCCCCATCCCGGCCGCCTCCAGCGCCAGGTCGGCGCCCGACAGCGGAGCCTCACACAGGTCTTCCAGAGCGCGGTGGACGACCAGGACGCCGTGCAGGGCGGCCTGCTGATCCGACAGTTCCCTTTCACGGACCCGGAAGAACGACTGACTGGTCGACTCAGCCGGTAGTCCCTCACCGGCCAGGGCCGGAGCCAGGGACGACAGGGCGGCCACCAACTCACCGGCAGCCGCCGCGGCCTGCCGTAGCGCGAGGGACCGTTCGACAGGTCTGGCATGGGTCGCCAACCCGGCCAGCACGCCCGCGGTGCGCTTCGCCTCAGCATCGACCCGCGTGCCCAGTACAGGGACGGACCGCCCGCCTCGGGGCTCACGGAAAACAGCGACAGCAGGATGACCGGCAACCGGCGATAAGCCCATGGTGGAAGTACTTCGCCAAGAACACTCCACACGAAACCTGATCCGCAAGTTCATTCCTGTGCGGTGCGCGGGAGTTGGCTGGCGATGTCCGCAGCGGCGGGCCCCGCATGCACCACGGACTCCGGTCCGAGGTCCGTAGTGGTGAGGTCGCGTATCCAACTGTCGCTAATGCTCCCACCACAGAAGGGCAAATGTCACTCTCCCTAGCTATCGGGTGCGGCGGCCCGCGACCGTTGAATACGCGAGCTCACCAGTACCGACGCCGTCGTGGCCGACGCACTTTGTCGGCCCACGCCGCACACGTGCCCACTGTCGGCGGCCGTGGCAAAGTCCGACTTTTGCGCAGCTGCGTCGGCCGGGCGGGGGTGCTGGCTTTGCAGGGGAAGGTCTGTGCCCTTTATGTGGTGTCTCCTGGGCAGGAGCAGCCAGCTTGGTGTCGGGGGATCGAGGGTAGCGACGCGCTCGCGCAGTGGCTGCTCCGGGAAGGGCCGGCCCACCAGCTGGACATCGAAGCCCACGGTGTTCGCGGGGTGCCCAGCCGGTGGGGAACAAGAAGCGGGTGGCCTCGGCGACATCGGCCACCGCGCAGCCGCGCGCGAGGAGTTCGGCTCTCAGGCCGGGGAGGAACTCCTCCAGCAGTTCCGTGCCCCGGGCCAGGAGGGCCCGGTCGCGCTCGGCGCGGGCCTTATGGCTGTTCTTCAGGCGAGAGTCTCAGCGGTGGCTGTCAGGACCGCGCGGCCGAGGATGTGCCCGGCCATGGTGAAGCCGAGAGCGGCCGGGGTGGCGTCGGCGGGGACGCCTATGGACTCGACGTCGAGGGCGTGCACCACGGTGAAGTAGCGGTGCGGCCCGTGTCCGGCCGGCGGGGCGGCGCCGATGAAACGGGCCGCGCGGGCGTCGTTGGGCAGCTGGTACGCGCCCCCGGGCAGGCTTGAGCCGGTGTCGTCGCCGGCGCCTTCGGGCAACTCGGTGACGGTGGCAGGGATGTCGGCGACCGCCCAGTGCCAGAACCCGGACCCGGTGGGGGCGTCGGGGTCGTAGACCGTGACGGCGTAGCTTCTGGTGCCTTCTGGGGCGCCGCTCCAAGAAAGTTGCGGGGAGATGTCCTTCCCGCCGGGGACGCCGGAGAGGCCGGAGTACTGCTCGATCGACCAGGGGCTGCCGTCGGTGACGGTGGTGCTGGCAACGGTGAAAGAGGCCGCCTCGGGGAGACGGGCAAAGGGGTCGTTGGAACTCATGGTGTCGTGCCTCTCAGGTGTGCTGTGGGTGGTGGTGATGCGGTCGGCGGGGGTTCCGCCGTGGCGGCGCCAAGAGGTGACGTGGTCGCGCTTCCCCCCACTACCGAGATCGACCATAACACTGATAATCGATTATCACGCAGATCGTCTATTGTGTAGGCATGACCCAGACGACTCACACTTCACCCCCGGCGGGGAAGCAGATGCTCTCCGAGCAGGTCTACACACACCTGCGGGACGCGATCATGCGCGGAGACCACGCCCCCGGTGACGCCCTCAAACCCCAGGACCTCGCGAAAGAGCAGGGCGTGAGCCTGGCCGTCGTGCGTGAAGCGCTCGTGCGGGTGGTCGGCGAGGGCCTCGCCGACCGGCTGCCCAACCGCGGCTTCGCCGTCCCCGCCTACTCCGACCGCCGCTGGCAGGAGATCGCAGAGGCCCGCCGGACCATCGAACCGGCCATGCTGCGCATGTCCGTCGAACGCGGCGACGTCGACTGGGAAGCCCGGGTGCGGGCCGCCCACCACCGCCTGACCCGCACCCCGGCCTTCGTGCCGGAGGAGGGCGAGCACTACAGCAGCACATGGGCCGAAGCTCACCGCCTCTTCCACCGCACCCTCCTTGAGGGGTGCGCCAACCCCGTCCTGCTGGAGACCTTCGACCGGCTGTGGACCGCGAGCGAGCTGGCCCGCCGCTGGTCGGCACACCGCAACCCGGACCGGGACGGCGCCCTGGAACATCGCCGACTGGAGGAGGCCGCGCTCGCCCGCGACGCCGACACCGCAGCCGAGGTCCTGACCCAGCACCTCACCCAGACCGTGGCCGGACTGACCGACTGCCCCCACCACGAACCCAACGACGAAACCGGAGCCACAGCATGACGTCCATCGAGGCGAGCACAGGCCGCCGCTGTCACAACGCCGTCAGCCCCCTGCACGTGGCCATGTACTTCGCGCCGGAGCCGGAGGAAGAACTCACCGCACTAGGTCTTGAGCGCGGCCCCATGGTCTACCTCGCGGGCCGCGCCGCACCTCTCGGCACTGTCGACGCAGGTACCGTCACAGCGACGTTCTACAACTTCAACCACGAGCACGTACGGCGGTACATCCCCGCTGCGTGGACCGTCACCACACCGCGGAAGGTGCTCACGGCACGGCTGCGCGGCGCGGACCGGACGCTGCAGCGGCTGCTAGGCAAGGAAGCCCTCACATCCACGGAAATGACCGAGGCGGCCGAACTGGCGCTGCACGCCACCGAAGCCTGCCGTCGGGAGGCGCGGCCGCTGTACGCCGCCAACGCTGATCTCCCCATACCCGAGGAACCGCATCTGGCCCTGTGGCACGCCGCGACACTGCTGCGCGAACACCGGGGTGACGGTCACCTCGCCGCCCTGGCGATCGCCGGCTTGGCCGGCATCGAGGCGCTGGTCCTGCACAACGCCACCGGCACGGCACCGACATCGGCGCTGTTCATGCGGACCCGCGGGTGGTCCGCACAGCAATGGGACACCGCCCGGGGCCAGTTGCGCGGGCGCGGCCTGCTGGACGAGGCAGGCGACCTCACGCAGGAGGGCACGGCCCTGCGCGGCGAGATCGAGGCGCTCACCGACCGCCTCGATGCCGCCCCGTACAACCACCTCGGCCCGGCCGCCACCGCACGCCTCACCGAACTGGCCGGCAGCTTCACCAAAACCCTCAGGGCAGCGGGCGCCTTCCCTGCGGTGCACTTCGGCAAGGGCTGAGGGTCGGGGCCGGGAGCCCTCTCAGTGGATACGGTCAGGTGGCGTACAGCGCTACATGACGCTCAGTTCCGCGGTTGTTGTGACAGCCGGTGGCTCCGCCGCAGTACATGCCGGATCTACCGCGTCAGGGCCCCTACGGTGATCACCACGACCAGCGGCGAGGGCTTCCGACCTCCGGGCGAGGTGTACGCATCTACTGCGGCAGTGTCAAGGGGCGGGGCGGCGTGATGATCGAACCGGTGACCGAGCTCGGGAGTGGCGGCGCACTTCGGGCGCCGCGCGCTCGGGTCGTACCTCTGTCCGCCCCGCCTGCGGTCGTACACCGCGGCGGTCGAGCGCTACCTCACCGGTGCGGGCGTCGCGAAGTCCTGCGCGCGGATCTCGGCCATGAGGGTCAATGGAACAGCCGGTATCGGTGAGATTGTTCTTGAACGGCGAGAGGACCTGGAGGGGAGAGGGCTCGCCGAGGTCTTCAGCGCCTGGCTGTGGCTGCCAGCCATGTTCTTCGCTCCCTTTATCGCCGTGGCAGTGAAGTGGCCGTGGATCAAGCACGGGTAGGCACCGGGAACTTGGCTACCCCTCAAGCACGCCGAGTTCCGCGTCGGGTCGGCATTGCGGGCAGTCGTCTACCCCCTCATTCAGGGCTCGGCGCGCCTGGTCCTGGGTGATGCCCTTCGATCGCTTGCCCGCCATGTGGCATCCGCCGACGTGCACGTACGCCGCCGCCCTGCCGTCGAGGCCCTGCTCGATGCACGAGCTCCCGTTCCTTGGACGCGCCAGGAAGTGCAGCAGGTCGACGCGGGTAAGCGGAGCCGGATCGTTCACATGTTCGCGTCTAGATCCTCGGTATCCTGCGGGCGCCGACGCATTCCCAACGCCGACACCCGCAGTCGGGCAGCACCGACCGTGGAGGGGAGCTCATCGCGGGCGGTACGCCCTGCCTCCACCCTCCTCCGTCGCCCGCCCTCGAAAGAGTGAACGGCCGCGCATCTTTGCTACGCCATGAGGCTGGATGCACGCATGCACGGCAGTTATTCGACCGGATCCTCCGCCGCATGGCGCACCGCCTTCTTCGCGGCCATCTCGACCAGATGCCGCGGCTGTCCCATACCGGTGGCCTCGCGTGGTCCGTTGCGCCTGACCGGGGAGTAACCTGCAGATACCGAGAGCATGTCGTACACCGGCCATCGCGCCCTAGTCGTTCTCGGCGAGCAAATACACCAGCCAGCTGCCCTCGGACAGCTGGCTGGAGACGGGTTCGCGCCATGTCCGCGACCATCAGCCTTCTCCCTCCGCCGCCCACGGACCCCGGCGTACTGGCCGCCCGCCTCTCGCTGAAACCCCCGGAAGCCCTCCGTGGACTGCTGGATGGCGCGTGGTGGCCCCGCTCGCACGACCTGCTGCGTGAACTGCCCGATCTGACCGACGTGCTGGACCCGCACTGGGGGCGCATCACCCGCATCGCCGTCAATCCAACCCACTGGCCCGTGATCCCGCGCAAGGTGCCCGTCCACGGGCACGTGGTGAAGGTCGGCTGGTTCACCCCGGAGCTCGACCCGCACAAGCTCCTGCTGCTCTCCTACAGTGTCGGACGCTGGGACCTGCTGGTGATCCCACCGGAGACCCGTCCTGCGGCCGCCGCACGGCTGATGGCCGCCGCGAGCGATCCCACGGGGACGCCGCTGACCGCGAGCGCGCTGCTGGCCGCGGAGGAAGCCCGCCACGGCGACTTGTCCGCCCGCCGGCTACAAGACCCGGAGGAGGTGTGGGAGTACGAGGGCAGCGCGTCCTCGGCCCTTGCGGCCGCCATGGCCCTGGCCGGCCGTCCGGGAGCAGGGACGTGACCGCCACGGACACGTACCTGACCGTCGGTGTCCTGATGATCCTGATCATTGGAGCGGCGTACGTGATCCAGCGGCTTACCGCCCAGCGTGCCGACAGGATCGCACGGCACCGTTACAGCCACTCTCAGCCCACTGGCCGAGGCGTTCGCGGCAGCACCGAACGGCCGCTCCCGAGCCCCTTCGAGTCGCGCTCCGCTCCCGAGCGCCGCGATCATGTGGGCGGGGGCCGAGGGCGCCTGCGCCCACGGCGCCGCATCCGCCGGACATACGGGCAGCGCTGACCCGACGCATTTCCTTCCTGGGACGTGCAGTTGACCGCTCGATTGCACGGCCCCCGCCGAATAGAGGCGCACATGCAGCTCCTGATCATTCTCATCGTCGCCATCGGCCTGCTCGCCCTGCTGGGGCTCGCGATGGCCCTCAAGATTGTCAAGCAGTACGAGGAAGGGGTCCTCTTCCGGCTCGGACGCCTGGCCGGAACGCGAACTCCCGGTCTTCGCACCATCGTTCCGATCGTCGACGTCCTGCACCGGGTGTCGCTGCGCATCGTCACGATGCCGATTCAGTCGCAGGGCATCATCACCCGCGACAACGTCAGCGTCGATGTATCGGCCGTCGCGTACTTCCGCGTCGTGGACGCGGTGAAGTCGGTCGTGGCCATCGAGAACGTCCACGCCGCCACCAACCAGATCGCCCAGACCACCCTGCGCAAGGTCGTCGGCCGCCACACGCTGGACGAGACCCTGTCGGAGACCGACCGCATCAACCTCGACATCCGTGCGATCCTCGACGTCGCCACCGCCGAGTGCGGCGTGGAGGTCACCCTGGTCGAACTCAAGGACATCCAGCTGCCCGACAGCATGAAGCGCGCGATGGCCAGGCAGGCCGAGGCGGAACGGGAGAAGAGGGCGAAGATCATCAACGCGGAAGGCGAATCGCTCGCCGCCGCGGCACTCGGAGACGCCTCGGACACCATGATGGCGCACCCCCTGGCACTCCAACTCCGCAACCTGCAAAGCCTCGTGGAGATCGGTGTCGACAAGAACACCACCGTTGTCTTCCCCGCCCCGCTGATGAGCACCATCGGAGAACTGGGTGCCTTCCTCAGCAGGGAATCCGCATCTGCCACGGCGATGCCGGCACCGGCCCTACCCACGCCTGCGAGCCCGGCCGACCTCGCTGAGCCGGGTCACGATCCTGGACCGAACCACAGGCCCGACCCGGTCCCGCAACAGGTCTGACCCCGAGCCCTCGGTCCCAGCCTGCACCTCGACCAGGGTCAACTCCCGCCTACTGCGCAGGCATCGACGTACCGGTCGGCTTCCACCGCGGCCGTTGGTGCCGAAGCAGGCGCGCACGCAGCAGCGCGACCTTAATATCCTGTGGGGCCTCCTGTCGGCCCCGACGGATCAGCCGCCCCCGTCCTGAGCCGAGGCTCCCACAGCCCCACCGGTCTCACGCGCCGGACGGCCCCGGTCCAGAGACGATTCCGTTCGCGGCGAGCGCCGTCCTGAGGGGTGCTCTTGCCACCGGACGACAAGAGCCAGTGCGTGATGCTTCCCGTCCGTGCCACAGCGATCAGCTGCTCCAGCCCGCGAAGTTCAGCGAGCGCTCGTACATGCGTAGACGGGCGGCATCCTGCACACCTCCGAGAAGCTCCGCGTGGCACTCGGTAGATTTCTGAGGGGATGGCAAGCTCATCGAACATCCCGAACCTCAGCAGTCCGGGGCGTGACACAGCACCCGCGGCATCGAGAGCCGCTAAGAAGGGCGAGCAAATGAAGATCATGGTGGACGACTTGTCCGGGGCAGAGATCGCCAGGTTCCTCAACGAGCACGTCCAGCAGATGCGATCCATCACGCCCCTGGAGAGCAAGCACGCCCTCGATCTCGATGAGCTTCGCAAGCCCGAGGTCACGTTCTGGTCGATCGTGGACGGTGACACCGTAGTGGGCTGCGGTGCGATCAAGAAGCTCGACGTGGGGCACGCGGAGCTGAAGTCGATGCGCACCACGGCGACGCACAAGCGAAGCGGGATCGCATCCCAACTGCTGGAGCACATCATCACCGAGGCCAAGGCTATGGGGTTCACTCGGCTGAGCCTGGAGACCGGCGCAGCCGAGTTCTTCCTGCCCGCCAGGAAGCTGTATGGGAAGTTCGGGTTTGTCCAGTGCGAGCCGTTCGCGGACTACCGACCCGACCCGAACAGTACGTTCATGACGAAGACCCTCTGAAAGATCTCGATCCACAGGTCTTGACGATTACTCTTGCCGCCGATGTTAGGTGCGGGCTCGGTAGTGCTCGGTTTGTCGCTTTCCTATGAGGGGGAGGCAGGCGGCGGCGACACGAGTGCTACGGCCGATGGGATCACCTCAGCATCCTTGCCTCGGCGGGCCAAGCGGCAGTTGTGCGTCGAGGGCAGGGCGCTGTCGAGCCGTGCGGTGATTGACCAGGCGCGCGGCATGATCATGGCCCTGGCGCCGTGCTCCAGCGAGCGGGCCTGGGGCCTGCCGGTGGACGTGTCGCAGCATGGCAACGTCAGACTCCGGGACGTGGCCGCGGCCCCGGTCGCCACGGCACAGGCCGAGCCGAACCCTGAGCAGACGTAAGCGGGCGCGCCGCGGGCTGAGGCGCTTTTGAGACAGGCGGTGACGGCGTGCGCGTGCTGCGGGCGGCACCAGGAGCTGTGTCCCCAACTCTCCGGTGCCTTCGCCCGGGTCGACCGTCGGACGCCCCGCTCGGGTAGCCAGCCGTGCGGATCCCAAACAAGGGCCCTGCACTACCCCCGCACGCTTCGCGTGCGGTTGCCGGATGCGGGGCTACTCGGGCCGCTGGGTCTGGGCATTGTGAGCCAGACCGTCAGGGTGCTCTGTCGTGCGCGCTCCGAGTCGAAGGACCAGTACGCGCAGCGTTGTCGGGGCAGGTGGCCGCCGGCGGATCTGTCCGATCTCCTGCCAGCCCCAGGCTTCGAAGGCGGCGAGCGTCGGGTGATCGGCTTGGTCGGTCAGGGTGACGCCGAGGGATGCCTGGTGGTCGGCGAGCAGCCGTTCCTGCAGACGGCGGGCGAGTCCGCGGGCCTGCTCGTGCGGATGGACGAGGGTTTCGGTGATAGCGAAGACGTGTCCGGACGCGGTGAGTTGCTCGAGGTTCTGGGGCAGAGGACCGTCAAACCCTTGCCACCAGGAGCCGTCGCGCGCCACGGGGAGTCCGTACGCGCAGCCGGTCAGTGTTTTCGCCTCGGCGACCAGCATGTCGAATCCTGGCTGTTGTACGTCGTGCGCCAGGCGGTGCAGGAACTCCTGTCGGCCGTGGAACTCCTCACCGGAGTCAACTGTGGAGGATTCCACGTATAGGTCCGCGAGGTCCTCTCGTAGTTCCTCGGCCTGCCAGCGGTTCAGCCGGCGCAGACGCACGGCATCCATGGGGGACGGCTCTGAGCTGTCGGGTTTGTGTGGGTGCTGCGGGGTGTGCATGGGGCGCCTCGGTTCAGAAGACCGGAAGACACGCAGGACGGCATCGTGTCCAATTGGCGGTGCGCGGCCGGGGTCTGGGGCGCCTGCTTCGCAGCATAGTCCTGGATCGGTACTGCGTTGCTGTCCGCTGATGGCACAGGATCACTGGGGAGCGGACAGGTAGCAGAGTGCGTAGTTCGATGTCGGCCGGGGCTTCGCCACCGGCGTCGCTGTAGGCGACCACGACAAGACCCTCGCCGGACGGAAGAGCGGGAACAGGGACCACGGGCCGTGCGCTGTCGGCGGGCTCGTCGCGGTACAGCGGCCACCAGCGGCAGGTCGCCACGGCGATCCCCACGCCGAACGAGGCGTCCACCAGGACGCGGCCGGGTGTGTGTGCTCCGGAACGGAGGCGGCAGAAGGCGATGCCCGCGGCGAGGGGAATGACGGCGGCCCCCAGCCGGGGTGTCTCCAGGGTGGCAGCCGTTGCGAGGGCGGCGGCTCCGGCCGTGCGGTAAGAGGTCGCTGCCCCGCTCGGCGGATGCCGGAGCGGTCGGCGATTGCCGAGCGCCTTGGTGGTGGCCTGGATGGCGGTGGAGGCAAGGGCCAGCGAGCCGGTACCGCGCAGGGTGGCCCGGCGTGCGCTGCGGTTGCCGGTCAGGCCTTTCGTGGCCGAGGAAGCGAGCTTCGTGCGTTCGCCGGGACGCGGTTCGAGGGTTCGCATGCCGGGCGGGTACCTCTGCCGGTGGGGATCAGCCCGCCGCGGCTCCTTCAGGAGGGCCGGACCCAGATCCGGTGCTCCCGGCACCGAGACCCTGCCCGTACCCGGAGCGACATTGCTGGGCAGCCCGGCGAAAGATGCGTCGACCACAACGGTCTTCTGAGGGCGCTGGCGATGTCCCAGGGGCGGCCGTCACTCTTTGTGGCATGGGGTCAGGACATCAGATCAGTGAGGGGTTCGGTGTCGTCGATGAAGGCGCGGGCCACGTCGGAGAGACGGCGGTTGTGGGCGCGGGCGTAGCTGCGCAGGGCGGTGAAGGCCTGTTCCATGTCGATGCCCTGGCGTTCGGCGAGTTTTCCCTTGGCCTGTTCGATCAGTACGCGGCTGTTCAGCGCGGTCTGCAATTGCTCATTGAGGACCGTGGTGCGTTGGGTGGTGCGCTGTTGCAGGAGGCTGATGGTGGCGACGTCGGCCAGGGCCTGGGCGATGGGTGTGCCCAGCGGATCGAAGGGGCCGGGGGTGGCGCGGAAGAGGTTCAGTGCGCCGACGACCTCGTCCCGCAGCCGCATGGGCAGGGTCTGGACCGCGCTGAAGCCGTGAAGCTGGGCCCGGGCGGTGAATCGGGGCCAGCGGGCGGTCTCCGTCCGCAGGTCCGGGACGGCCACGGGCGTCCCGGTGCGGTAGCAGTCCAGGCAGGGGCCCTCGTCGT
This Streptomyces sp. NBC_01283 DNA region includes the following protein-coding sequences:
- a CDS encoding slipin family protein; the encoded protein is MQLLIILIVAIGLLALLGLAMALKIVKQYEEGVLFRLGRLAGTRTPGLRTIVPIVDVLHRVSLRIVTMPIQSQGIITRDNVSVDVSAVAYFRVVDAVKSVVAIENVHAATNQIAQTTLRKVVGRHTLDETLSETDRINLDIRAILDVATAECGVEVTLVELKDIQLPDSMKRAMARQAEAEREKRAKIINAEGESLAAAALGDASDTMMAHPLALQLRNLQSLVEIGVDKNTTVVFPAPLMSTIGELGAFLSRESASATAMPAPALPTPASPADLAEPGHDPGPNHRPDPVPQQV
- a CDS encoding ANTAR domain-containing protein, giving the protein MIDQARGMIMALAPCSSERAWGLPVDVSQHGNVRLRDVAAAPVATAQAEPNPEQT
- a CDS encoding GNAT family N-acetyltransferase — translated: MKIMVDDLSGAEIARFLNEHVQQMRSITPLESKHALDLDELRKPEVTFWSIVDGDTVVGCGAIKKLDVGHAELKSMRTTATHKRSGIASQLLEHIITEAKAMGFTRLSLETGAAEFFLPARKLYGKFGFVQCEPFADYRPDPNSTFMTKTL
- a CDS encoding DUF6233 domain-containing protein, with protein sequence MNDPAPLTRVDLLHFLARPRNGSSCIEQGLDGRAAAYVHVGGCHMAGKRSKGITQDQARRALNEGVDDCPQCRPDAELGVLEG
- a CDS encoding GntR family transcriptional regulator, with protein sequence MTQTTHTSPPAGKQMLSEQVYTHLRDAIMRGDHAPGDALKPQDLAKEQGVSLAVVREALVRVVGEGLADRLPNRGFAVPAYSDRRWQEIAEARRTIEPAMLRMSVERGDVDWEARVRAAHHRLTRTPAFVPEEGEHYSSTWAEAHRLFHRTLLEGCANPVLLETFDRLWTASELARRWSAHRNPDRDGALEHRRLEEAALARDADTAAEVLTQHLTQTVAGLTDCPHHEPNDETGATA
- a CDS encoding ANTAR domain-containing protein is translated as MDERLLAKTFVELADTLVADFDLIDFLRLLTDRCVGMLGASAAGVLLADRDGELRVMAASDEQVRLLELFQLQNDEGPCLDCYRTGTPVAVPDLRTETARWPRFTARAQLHGFSAVQTLPMRLRDEVVGALNLFRATPGPFDPLGTPIAQALADVATISLLQQRTTQRTTVLNEQLQTALNSRVLIEQAKGKLAERQGIDMEQAFTALRSYARAHNRRLSDVARAFIDDTEPLTDLMS
- a CDS encoding YbhB/YbcL family Raf kinase inhibitor-like protein, yielding MSSNDPFARLPEAASFTVASTTVTDGSPWSIEQYSGLSGVPGGKDISPQLSWSGAPEGTRSYAVTVYDPDAPTGSGFWHWAVADIPATVTELPEGAGDDTGSSLPGGAYQLPNDARAARFIGAAPPAGHGPHRYFTVVHALDVESIGVPADATPAALGFTMAGHILGRAVLTATAETLA
- a CDS encoding DUF5994 family protein, which encodes MSATISLLPPPPTDPGVLAARLSLKPPEALRGLLDGAWWPRSHDLLRELPDLTDVLDPHWGRITRIAVNPTHWPVIPRKVPVHGHVVKVGWFTPELDPHKLLLLSYSVGRWDLLVIPPETRPAAAARLMAAASDPTGTPLTASALLAAEEARHGDLSARRLQDPEEVWEYEGSASSALAAAMALAGRPGAGT